One Solanum pennellii chromosome 10, SPENNV200 genomic region harbors:
- the LOC114074295 gene encoding uncharacterized protein LOC114074295: MWLAATEHQEKKFVQRMQQIKTLSPAAYEWLNEFPLEKWTMYKDGGRRWGAMTTNVSESYNGLLKKARGLPVTAMVRMTFKALVDRFVERNNLAIALLQSNMPLPLAIDKIFNDYYQRAQGHTYMMTYNTGDGVFEILTFAHDGKGGNVHKVTAKGKKCSCGKWRNYHMPCSHAFKFCGLRGIEPKSYTSGTQVRSRLKNEMDIAPARMTRLKQQPKRKEK; this comes from the exons ATGTGGTTGGCTGCTACTGAGCATCAGGAGAAAAAGTTTGTGCAACGGATGCAACAAATCAAAACATTGTCTCCTGCAGCATATGAATGGTTAAATGAATTTCCTTTGGAAAAATGGACAATGTATAAGGATGGTGGTCGTAGATGGGGTGCCATGACGACAAATGTGTCTGAGTCATATAATGGTTTATTGAAAAAAGCTCGGGGGCTTCCTGTGACTGCCATGGTTCGAATGACGTTCAAAGCTCTCGTTGATCGTTTTGTCGAAAGAAACAATCTTGCAATTGCATTACTTCAAAGTAATATGCCATTGCCTCTAGCGATagataaaatttttaatgattattatcAAAGAGCTCAAGGGCACACATATATGATGACTTACAACACAGGTGATGGAGTTTTTGAAATTCTTACTTTTGCTCATGATGGTAAAGGTGGAAATGTCCACAAGGTTACTGCAAAAGGTAAGAAATGTTCTTGTGGAAAATGGAGAAACTATCATATGCCTTGTTCGCATGCCTTCAAATTTTGTGGACTTCGCGGAATCGAGCCAAAATCTTAT ACAAGTGGTACGCAAGTAAGAAGCCGACTTAAGAATGAAATGGATATAGCTCCGGCTCGCATGACTAGATTGAAGCAACAAccgaagagaaaagagaaataa
- the LOC107001986 gene encoding uncharacterized protein LOC107001986: MGSVVMLVGHIHNTDIFINGESSQNCSHLNFFSSDSTNRYDQIQNAVNYCTQIVNNNVMGDERVGELHNDEPSEHELTDSDDMYDDDDDNVDNAPNASVEDQSINYHSTAIPYLDHTEENAEDFIYTRDDGSIRKALWNSNNPKHIQSGMLFMNKMQMKSAVRAYSLAIKKNFFVINPREKVGKLFANVMS; the protein is encoded by the exons ATGGGCAGTGTTGTCATGCTTGTGGGGCATATTCACAACACTGACATATTTATCAATG GAGAGTCTAGCCAAAATTGTagtcatttgaattttttctcaTCGGATTCAACTAATAG gtatgatcaaattcaaAATGCAGTGAATTATTGTACACAAATTgtaaataataatgttatgGGTGATGAACGAGTTGGTGAGTTGCACAATGATGAACCTTCCGAGCATGAATTAACAGACAGTGATGATATgtatgacgacgatgatgataatgtgGATAATGCACCTAATGCATCCGTTGAAGATCaaagtattaattatcattCTACAGCGATTCCATACTTAGATCACACTGAAGAAAATGCAGAAGATTTTATCTACACGAGAGATGATGGTTCCATTCGAAAGGCACTTTGGAATTCAAACAATCCTAAACATATCCAGTCAG GTAtgttatttatgaataagatGCAAATGAAATCTGCAGTAAGAGCATATAGTCTTGCtattaaaaagaatttctttGTGATCAATCCAAGAGAAAAAGTTGGAAAGTTATTTGCAAACGTCATGAGTTAG
- the LOC107032457 gene encoding NAC domain-containing protein 22-like — protein sequence MEDLPGFRFHPTEEELVEFYLKNKILGRKSRCDVIGLLNIYRHDPWDLPGLATIGEREWYFFVARDRKHGNGGRPNRTTEKGFWKATGSDKKIIGLSNPKNIIGLKKTLVFYTGRAPRGSKTDWVMNEFRLPDTVSWPKDIVLCKIYRKATSLKVLEQRAAIEEEMKHVHSSPCSTTLQPMDAMSFCNEHHELTDKSPDLFTSISKDEVDDDRLSVTENKEKSNCFRPKLLNGQDSLAELQVPKFSMDFSQDPVWMQLRSPWLDNFILTPSAFVHNF from the exons ATGGAAGATCTACCAGGGTTCCGATTTCACCCAACGGAAGAAGAACTTGTTGAATTTTACCTCAAAAATAAAATCCTTGGCAGAAAATCGCGATGTGATGTAATTGGTCTACTGAACATTTATCGTCATGATCCTTGGGACCTGCCAG GGCTTGCGACCATTGGAGAAAGAGAATGGTATTTTTTTGTGGCAAGAGATAGAAAACATGGAAATGGAGGTAGGCCTAATAGGACTACAGAAAAGGGATTTTGGAAGGCTACTGGTTCTGATAAAAAGATCATTGGTTTATCAAATCCTAAAAATATAATTGGTCTTAAGAAGACTTTGGTTTTTTATACTGGAAGAGCACCTCGTGGCTCTAAGACAGATTGGGTCATGAATGAATTTCGATTACCAGATACCGTCTCATGGCCTAAG GACATAGTGTTGTGCAAAATATACAGAAAAGCGACAtctttgaaggtgttagaacAGAGGGCTGCAATTGAAGAAGAAATGAAGCACGTACACAGCTCTCCTTGTTCGACAACCCTGCAGCCAATGGACGCCATGTCATTTTGTAACGAACATCATGAACTGACGGATAAGAGCCCCGATTTGTTTACGTCAATCAGCAAGGATGAAGTAGATGATGATAGGTTATCAGTTACTGAGAACAAAGAGAAGAGTAATTGCTTTAGGCCAAAATTATTAAATGGACAAGATAGCCTGGCTGAACTGCAAGTACCAAAATTCAGCATGGACTTTAGTCAGGACCCTGTCTGGATGCAATTGCGTAGCCCTTGGcttgataattttatattgacACCTTCCGCGTTTGTGCATAACTTTTAG
- the LOC107002337 gene encoding hippocampus abundant transcript-like protein 1, protein MKMDKLSDLKHLFVTVFLANFALNVIPPAITDITVGALCPSQDECSLAIYLSGFQQAILGLGSMMMLPLLGHLSDIYGRKALLTVPVAASIIPSVILAIGRSTNYFYAYYAVKTFTGMVSDNGIECLSIAYAAANISEEKRVSAIGFVAGIGSAASLLGTMAARFLSTAQIFLVAAISSMIATIYMRIFVKETTGRSDSETLNQPILIDNVAECSQSKSVSQSFKEVLPLKDIFCLLRSSVTLSLATVVAFLNGLGEGGQQTPYLYFLKARLRFNKDNFAVLMLIGYTGAAFGQLFLMPRLAPITGEEAILSLSCIAGFISMLIVSIAWAVWVPYVANLLPIIAFLTRPALQSIVSKQVGPNEQGIAQGCIAGISSFGNILSPLIYTPLTDLFLSEKAPFNYPGFNLFCVGLAWLIALIPSMMIQFGPRNSELKIGDGGSSLDA, encoded by the exons ATGAAGATGGATAAATTGAGCGACTTGAAGCACCTGTTTGTTACTGTATTTCTAGCAAATTTTGCGTTGAATGTGATTCCTCCTGCCATAACTGATATTACAGTTGGTGCACTCTGCCCTTCTCAAGACGAATGTTCACTTGCCATTTATCTCTCTGGTTTTCAGCAAGCT ATCTTAGGGCTGGGATCAATGATGATGTTGCCATTGCTTGGACATCTATCTGATATATACGGAAGAAAAGCTTTGCTCACAGTTCCGGTAGCTGCCTCCATTATTCCGTCAG TAATACTGGCAATCGGCAGATCAACAAACTATTTCTATGCGTATTACGCCGTAAAGACCTTCACTGGTATGGTCAGTGACAATGGAATTGAGTGCCTCTCCATTGCTTATGCG GCAGCTAATATATCAGAAGAAAAACGTGTTTCTGCAATTGGATTTGTTGCCGGCATAGGCTCTGCTGCATCTCTCTTGGGTACCATGGCTGCTCGTTTCCTCTCCACTGCACAGATCTTTCTG GTAGCTGCCATTTCTTCAATGATTGCAACAATTTACATGAGAATATTTGTGAAGGAGACGACCGGCCGGAGTGACAGTGAAACTCTAAATCAACCTATATTGATCGATAATGTTGCAGAATGTTCTCAATCAAAAAGTGTGTCACAGAGCTTTAAGGAAGTGTTACCACTCAAGGATATTTTCTGCTTGCTAAGGAGTAG CGTGACGCTCTCGCTAGCAACAGTGGTTGCTTTTTTGAATGGTCTAGGAGAAGGTGGACAACAAACTCCGTATTTG TACTTTTTAAAGGCTCGACTTCGGTTCAACAAAGACAACTTTGCTGTTTTAATGCTTATTGGCTACACTGGAGCAGCATTTGGCCAG TTATTCTTGATGCCTCGATTGGCTCCTATTACAGGAGAGGAGGCAATTCTCTCCTTATCCTGCATCGCTGGATTTATAAGT ATGCTAATTGTTAGCATTGCATGGGCAGTCTGG GTTCCTTATGTTGCTAATTTGTTGCCTATCATTGCCTTCCTTACAAGACCTGCT TTACAAAGCATTGTTTCAAAACAAGTTGGACCAAATGAACAG GGAATTGCTCAAGGGTGCATTGCAGGCATAAGCTCATTTGGCAATATTCTTTCTCCATTAATATATACTCCTCTTACAG ATCTATTTTTATCTGAGAAGGCTCCATTCAATTATCCTGGATTCAACTTGTTCTGTGTCGGCCTTGCTTGG TTGATAGCTTTAATCCCTAGTATGATGATACAGTTTGGTCCCAGAAATTCAGAACTCAAAATCGGAGACGGTGGCTCTAGCTTGGATGCCTAA
- the LOC107002339 gene encoding endochitinase 4: MRLSVYSLLFSLLLLTVSAEQCGRQAGGARCAAGLCCSNFGWCGNTNDYCGPGKCQSQCPSGPSPKPPTPGPGPSGGDISSVISNSMFDQMLKHRNENSCQGKNNFYSYNAFINAARSFRGFGTTGDTTARKREIAAFFAQTSHETTGGWPSAPDGPYAWGYCFLREQGSPGDYCTPSSQWPCAPGRKYFGRGPIQISHNYNYGPCGRAIGVDLLNNPDLVATDPVISFKSAIWFWMTPQSPKPSCHDVITGRWQPSGADRAANRLPGFGVITNIINGGLECGHGSDSRVQDRIGFYRRYCGILGVSPGDNLDCGNQRSFGNGLLVDTM, translated from the exons ATGAGGCTTTCTGtttattctttacttttttCTCTCTTGTTGTTAACTGTCTCGGCTGAACAATGTGGTAGACAGGCAGGAGGTGCGCGTTGTGCCGCGGGACTCTGTTGTAGCAATTTTGGGTGGTGTGGTAATACTAATGACTATTGTGGTCCTGGCAAGTGTCAAAGCCAGTGTCCGTCTGGTCCTTCTCCGAAACCGCCTACCCCTGGCCCTGGTCCTTCTGGTGGAGACATAAGCAGCGTCATCTCAAATTCCATGTTTGATCAGATGCTTAAGCATCGTAACGAAAATTCTTGTCAAGGAAAGAATAATTTCTATAGTTACAATGCCTTTATCAATGCTGCAAGGTCTTTTCGTGGCTTTGGCACTACGGGTGATACCACTGCACGAAAAAGGGAAATTGCTGCTTTCTTTGCCCAAACCTCCCATGAAACTACTG gAGGATGGCCTTCAGCACCAGATGGACCATACGCATGGGGTTACTGTTTCCTTAGAGAACAAGGTAGCCCAGGCGATTATTGTACACCAAGTAGTCAATGGCCTTGTGCTCCTGGAAGGAAATATTTCGGACGAGGCCCAATTCAAATTTCACA CAACTACAACTATGGGCCATGTGGAAGAGCCATTGGAGTGGACCTTTTAAACAATCCTGATTTAGTAGCCACAGATCCAGTTATCTCATTCAAGTCAGCTATCTGGTTCTGGATGACTCCTCAATCACCAAAGCCTTCTTGCCACGATGTCATCACCGGAAGATGGCAACCATCTGGTGCTGACAGAGCAGCCAATCGCCTCCCTGGATTCGGTGTCATTACGAACATCATCAATGGTGGCCTAGAATGTGGTCATGGCAGTGACAGCAGGGTTCAGGATCGAATTGGGTTCTACAGGAGGTATTGTGGAATTCTTGGAGTTAGTCCTGGTGACAATCTTGATTGTGGCAACCAAAGATCTTTTGGAAACGGACTCTTAGTCGATACTATGTAA
- the LOC107002341 gene encoding basic 30 kDa endochitinase — protein MRLSEFTTLFLLFSVLLLSASAEQCGSQAGGALCASGLCCSKFGWCGNTNEYCGPGNCQSQCPGGPGPSGDLGGVITNSMFDQMLNHRNDNACQGKNNFYSYNAFVTAAGSFPRFGTTGDITARKREIAAFLAQTSHETTGGWPAAPDGPYAWGYCFLREQGSPGDYCTPSSQWPCAPGRKYFGRGPIQISHNYNYGPCGRAIGVDLLNNPDLVATDPVISFKSAIWFWMTPQSPKPSCHDVITGRWQPSGADQAANRVPGFGVITNIINGGLECGHGSDSRVQDRIGFYRRYCGILGVSPGDNLDCGNQRSFGNGLLVNTV, from the exons ATGAGGCTTTCTGAATTCACTACTCTTTTCTTACTATTTTCTGTGCTTTTGCTGTCTGCCTCTGCAGAGCAATGTGGTTCACAGGCCGGAGGCGCACTTTGTGCCTCTGGACTGTGTTGCAGCAAATTCGGTTGGTGTGGTAACACTAATGAGTATTGTGGTCCTGGTAATTGTCAGAGCCAGTGTCCTGGCGGTCCCGGTCCTTCAGGGGACCTAGGCGGTGTTATTACAAATTCCATGTTTGATCAAATGCTTAATCATCGCAATGATAATGCTTGTCAAGGAAAGAATAATTTCTATAGTTACAATGCATTTGTTACTGCTGCCGGGTCTTTTCCTCGATTTGGTACTACTGGGGATATCACTGCCCGTAAAAGGGAAATTGCTGCTTTCCTTGCCCAAACTTCCCATGAAACTACTG GAGGATGGCCTGCGGCACCAGATGGGCCATACGCATGGGGTTACTGTTTCCTTAGAGAACAAGGTAGCCCAGGCGATTACTGTACACCAAGTAGTCAATGGCCTTGTGCTCCTGGAAGGAAATATTTTGGACGAGGTCCAATTCAAATTTCACA CAACTACAACTATGGGCCATGTGGAAGAGCCATTGGAGTGGACCTTTTGAACAATCCTGATTTAGTAGCCACAGATCCAGTCATTTCATTCAAATCAGCTATCTGGTTCTGGATGACTCCTCAATCGCCAAAGCCTTCTTGTCACGATGTCATCACCGGAAGATGGCAACCATCTGGCGCTGACCAAGCAGCTAATCGCGTCCCTGGATTCGGTGTCATCACAAACATCATCAATGGTGGCCTGGAATGTGGTCACGGCAGTGACAGCAGGGTCCAGGATCGGATTGGATTTTATAGGAGGTATTGTGGAATTCTTGGAGTTAGCCCAGGTGACAATCTTGATTGCGGCAATCAGAGGTCTTTTGGAAACGGACTCTTAGTCAATACTGTGTAA